GAACTGTTGCACTAATTTTCATATTTCTAGTTATTGGTGGATGCTATTGCCAAGATTTTTGTTAACTTTGTAAGAATATTAGACTAGTTGTATTGTTTCACTTACAAATTAGACCCAGAACTGGTATTTGTGAATCTTAGACTCTCTAAGTTTAAAACCAATTATGCCTGGCGGCGCCAGATTATTGTACAGAATCAAAGtgctgtaaataaatatttttgtatagacaagtgtatatttttatttattgccttATTGCCTGATATCTAATTAACGTAATTTGAAGTTATACACCCATGTAACACCCTAGGTCACCGCTTTAAAATACAAggatttatcacactaatattataaagtcgaaagtttgtatgtgtgtgtgtgtgtatatgtttgttactccttcacgttaaaactactggacggatttggctgaaatttggaatggagatagataataccctggattagcacataggctattttttatcccggaaaattagacagttcccacgggatctcgaaaaatctaaatccacgcgggcgtcagctagtttttaaatacAAGTGGCCCTCCGAAACGCGCTATCTCCATATTTATCGCATCGTAATACTACACCAGCGTCgcattttgaaaaacaaaagactGCATTCTTAGCTTCATTCCTAGTTAACGTAAAAAACAACACTTGACAGTCTCACATTATCAAGTTTAGTCACAATGAACGCTTTTATGAAAACCGAGCCGCGCCGGGCCGGCAGGCATCAGTAGAGTAAGGCAAAGCTCGGTAATACGATCGCGCCACGGGGCACGGGCAAGTGAGCGGATGATTATGAAATTGTATTGCTTTAGGTTAGTGTTAGATTAGTTTTATTCTTAATATTGcacctgtaattgacaaccaTACTGAAATTAtgttgtatgtaaattttattgtcatttaactgtatggaagttgttggtgaaataaataaactgctAACAACTCATgctttttctctctctcgtctggctttacaaagattagccaatgtcaagtttgtagttatttgtaacaagttagttaaactatacaagtatggaccccgtctgtgccggcgctcgccgacatacgcacggcacccccttagttTTACTGACTTCCCagttagttttaacaaaaaaaaaaaaaacactccaaaaaggcaaagcacgcccgctagccaacaccaacacagacaaagtcatgCTTTATTCTACTAAAATGGTAGGATTTAGAGTTCGATGTATGGTAATACCGGAAGTCATTGAACTTGTCATAGACATAGACCAGAGACtagacaacttttttttataaaactaatcGCGCATGTTGACTAGATTACGAGTCATAGAGCACAATCATAGAGGAAAGTAATGACGGCCAGTGGTAATGACATTATACAAATGTATACTCGccctaaaaaatatgtaaataaacatGCGAGCTGTCATTTAGGAAACCCGCCGACGTGTTTTATTCAGTTCGTGGTGGGAGAATGGTGAAAATGAACAACAGTGGGACGGCCGCGAGTTACCGCCAGTGTATACTTTCTAATCGCCGCGATCGGTCTCGATATCACACGGATTAGTTACGCGCGAGTTTCCGATAGCGAGCTATGTCTTACGAGGACCTGTACTCCCGCCTGGCGGCCCATGGCCAGGAACATTTGGTCAAATACTGGCCGGAACTGTCCCAGGATGAGCGCGAACAGCTGGCGAGTGAAATTAATAAGTTGGATTTAGCGGAAATGACCGATATCTTCCATCGGGCTATGGAATCCACTAAAGTGATTTTAGAGAAAATCGATGACGATTTGAAGCCTATCCCCCAAACGCACTACGAATCTGTACCCGGTCTAACAGAGTCCAAGATCCAGGAGTACGAAAGCATAGGATTCAAAGAGATTTCTGATAGCAAAGTTGGTGTGTTACTGCTGGCTGGTGGCCAAGCGACGAGATTAGGTTTCGGACACCCGAAAGGAATGTACGATGTTGGTTTACCATCTAGAAAAACCCTGTTCCAAATTCAAGCTGAAAGAATTCTTCGTGTTCAACAAATGGCTGAAGAACACACCGGAAAAGCAGGTAATATCACCTGGTATATCATGACTTCCGAGCACACTCGTGCACCTACAGCAGAGTTCTTCAGAAACCATAATTATTTCGGTTTAAACGaagaaaatattgttttctTTGAACAAGGACGTTTACCATGCTTCGATTTTGACGGAAAAATATTCTTAGACGAGAAATACCACTTGTCGTCAGCGCCTGATGGTAACGGAGGAATTTACAGGTCGCTTAAAAGCCAAGGTGTTTTGGACGATATCGTTAAACGGGGTATCAAACATTTGCACGCACATTCCGTTGACAACATCCTAATTAAGGTTGCCGATCCAATTTTCATCGGTTACTGTAAGACGAAAAATGCAGATTGCGCTGCTAAAGTTGTGAGGAAATCGATGCCAAGCGAACCCGTAGGAGTCGTTTGTCGTGTTAACGGATTTTATAAAGTCGTGGAATATTCCGAGCTTACAGACGAAGCAGCAGAGAGGCGTAACCCGGACGGTCAGCTCACATTCTCCGCTGGCAACATCTGTAACCACTATTTCTCATCCGAATTCTTACTAAAGATATGTGATTACGAATCAAAACTAAAACTCCACGTTGCCAAGAAAAAAATACCATACGTAGATTCAAACGGTATTAAGCAGAAGCCGTCGGAACCAAACGGTATTAAAATGGAAAAATTTATTTTCGATGTCTTCGAATTCGCTAAGAACTTCATATGTTTAGAAGTAGCGAGAGACGTTGAGTTTTCTGCATTGAAAAATGCTGATTCGGCTAAGAAGGATTGTCCATCGACCACCCGAGAGGATTTATTACGGCTTCACAGGAAATATATTCGTCAAGCCGGTGGTATTATCGAGGATGATATCGATGTGGAAATCTCTCCGTTGCTTTCGTACGGTGGTGAAAATTTGAAGGATATCGTTGAGAGCGTAGAATTCACCATGTCTCCATTCCATTTGAAGAGTACGCATGAGTCTATCACAAATGGTGTGAATGGGAAACATTAGTTGTATATACAGGTAAGTTCCTTTATAGCGTAGAGATGAAACTGAATAACTGACATTGTGCtgatttttatagttttataatataactgTAATAAGTTAATGCAGTGTCGGGTTAAACTGActggtttttgtggcactgaatgtaacatAAATGCCCTGtacatttaaagtaaaaaaaattgaattgaaatttttttctgcagatgcaattttttttcttaccataaagctccattatgaATGGTGTAATGAAGTCATTGTtatgtatataattttaataattaaataaataagtactctGTTATTTTAAACTGATACAACTTTTTTTCTGTTTGTTCCCTTACTGActgagtttttttaaatcttataaCTTGCAGTAGAGTccagaaaattaaaatcaaataataactaatgagtacattgaaatttttaatttattaaaatgtctgtggaataaattataaattaattctgAAATACTTTATATACCTAATTGTATCAGTTTAAGGTATCAATGTCACATATGTTCCTtcccatatacctacctagataatttttctttcaaagtcaaagtcaaaatcatttattccaaGTAGGTAAAATTGTACTCtctttgatggtcgaaattgttaaatttgtacgatatagtggtgataattaattacgtaacttaaaactaaagctgcgagggttccaaacgcgcccaagtctgagaagagcccacaaaaaaCTCACAATAATTTGTGAGAGTTACTTTTAACAAAGATGTCAGTTATTCAGTTTTCGTTCCACACTGGTGAATTGTGTACATTCTTATCATTTCCGCTAATGAAtgcataatatctattatacaTTTTCTCGGGCAGTAATCAATTAATGAATATTATCTTGCCCattgtaattaaattaacatGTTTTGTTATCATcacaattattttacttttaaaagaaTTTGGTTATTCATcacattattttacttttacaagAATTTGgtatattacattttattaatttttgtgtaaatattttttaaatattaactgTGAATTGGCAACATGTCCTATctcaattttaaaaactttactcttccgcgatctgtgtttcctaccaattacaatccgggtatctttaaaacaagagtgaataggcacctaggtaaacgcgtcccatcttagaccacatcatcactttccatcaggtgtgattgtggtcaagcggttgcctattaaaaaaaaaaaaaaactttaggtACAGGTGAAGGAAAAAACTTTCCTCACACTAAAGTAGCGATAACcaccctggtgcagtggtgagaGCTGTCTTATGagcgggaggtcccgggttcgatttccggcaagGCCAATTACGGAATTTATAATtcctaaattgtctctggttggtctggtgagaggctacggccgtggctactAACCACCCTAGCCTTGTTACCAGATTGTAAGAGAAAAATgaagattttttcattttttcagtGAAATCGTCAAAATTTGAAATAGGATAATGTTGCCAGTTTCACAGTCGATATAATATTACTGTCATATATTTTAGGTCTCATTGTATATAAATTTCTATTatcgaaataaaattgtataaaatattttcgtaAATGTACCTGAGTTtgcaaattttaaaaaagacattctttgaaaaaaaatcacaaatattttggaaaaacttaaaataaataatgtataaatagggcaattaaaattaagtaattcgctttttttttaattaagaggCGCTAATTCTATTGTGACTAAATtctaaaactaaataattttactatacaataaatttctgtaaatattaaatttgaatttcataatatacatttttcttacagtttttacaaaaaaaaaattgtatattatgaaattaaaaatcaaattaagtttttaattcaaataaattagcactaattatgaattttaaaaatcgaattgTATGTCATTCTTAGGgttccaaaattcaaaatatttttattcaagtagacttttacaagttcttttgaatcgtcaaaagcatctaccgctggttcggaatgcctttcctaccgagaagaaccagcaagaaactcggcggttgctcttttcaaagctttgatatacctacaatatacaaccgtacccgaaaggtgccaacgagaccctatttataaagcctccgctgttcgtctgtctgtcagcgggctgtaactcTTGAACCATGATTATATATTTAATGATTCTCTGATTCTTGCAATCGAATaactaattacctattatttgaCTTTTGGAATAGTCCGTCGTTTCGGAAAAATCATGTATTTTCCGTCTATTcgtaactacatacctacttatatcatagttttatataaaattttatttagaactagctgttgcccgcagcttcgcccgcgtggattggtcagatcccctgcagcatcaggattgaggagttggactccaaattttttatgaaacaatgtcgcaaagttcctctattgattaaaaaagaaatgacgcaaatcggttctgaaatctcggagatttcggtgtacataggtagaaaaacacaactccctttttgaaagtcggttaaaaaagtagcctattttacgccctggtcaatcctctacttgcctgtgaaagtcccgtcaaaatcggttcagccgttccaaagattagccttttcaaacagacagacagacagacagacagacagacagacagacaaaaattttaaaaacgtgtgattcagttatggtatcgttcaaataaccatatgagcttaatatgaggtagttatttcgaaattacagacagacactccaattttatttattagtatagatagactCTAAAGTTAGAAACCTTTAGaactgtacataatattatatagttatGGCGTATTTTGCTGCacataatctctaaattaaacttcacttaacatcaggtgacccaggACATTTgctgggtatttttttttaactaatcgACAGATAAGgcagatagattgaatatagAAAGGCGATGTTAGACGTGTCTATGTCTATTTAGTTTAGAGACTGTACAGCCGAATTAgcaccatattattattattaaagaaattataataatagtcaAGTCATTAAATTTTGGTTTAcgtttttaaagaaattgtcTTAAGAAATTATATACAA
The Maniola jurtina chromosome 28, ilManJurt1.1, whole genome shotgun sequence DNA segment above includes these coding regions:
- the LOC123879568 gene encoding UDP-N-acetylhexosamine pyrophosphorylase, which gives rise to MSYEDLYSRLAAHGQEHLVKYWPELSQDEREQLASEINKLDLAEMTDIFHRAMESTKVILEKIDDDLKPIPQTHYESVPGLTESKIQEYESIGFKEISDSKVGVLLLAGGQATRLGFGHPKGMYDVGLPSRKTLFQIQAERILRVQQMAEEHTGKAGNITWYIMTSEHTRAPTAEFFRNHNYFGLNEENIVFFEQGRLPCFDFDGKIFLDEKYHLSSAPDGNGGIYRSLKSQGVLDDIVKRGIKHLHAHSVDNILIKVADPIFIGYCKTKNADCAAKVVRKSMPSEPVGVVCRVNGFYKVVEYSELTDEAAERRNPDGQLTFSAGNICNHYFSSEFLLKICDYESKLKLHVAKKKIPYVDSNGIKQKPSEPNGIKMEKFIFDVFEFAKNFICLEVARDVEFSALKNADSAKKDCPSTTREDLLRLHRKYIRQAGGIIEDDIDVEISPLLSYGGENLKDIVESVEFTMSPFHLKSTHESITNGVNGKH